The DNA region ATTTTTACTTGTAAAACTGTCCATTCTTTGTCCCTAAACAGCATTACCTGTTCTAGGTTCGTTGGGTATGATCTCAGCCTGTAAGATTTAAGTTGACTAGTATATCTTAAATCAAAAAAAGCACCCCTTTTTTGAGAACGGTGCAAAGATAAATATGATTTTTTAGAATCAAATTGAATTCCTAAAAAAATAACATTCTAAATTAACCTGCAAAAATAACATTGCTAAACTACGATTAATAACTAATTTATATCAGGTTTACGTCTATTGGCTTTTTTTTCTGAATTTAGACGTTTAGATTTTAATCGTTTTTTTATGACTGCTTTTGGGATTTTTGTTGGTTTTCTCTCTGGATTTATAACTAAAGCTTCCTCAATAATTGATATTGCTTTTTGTATTGCAATTCTTTTATTTTTTAATTGACTTCTTGTTTCGCTACATTGTATAATTAACACATTTTCTTTTGTTAGTCTTTTTGCTAATTTGTCAATGATTATCTCTTTTTGCTCTTGTGTTAAAGACTGTGATAATTCTACATTAAAACTTAATTCAATTTTTGTAGCAACTTTATTTACATGTTGTCCACCACTTCCAGAACTGCGAATGGCTTTTAAATTAAACTCTTTTTCAATCTCTTTATCTAACAACATTAATTGGTTTGGTGACTAGGTTTTAATAAATCGTTTACATTTTTAACCGGATTAAAAGTTGCTAATGGAACTTCTACAAAAACAGTATTCCAGTTAGACATACTACCATTCCATAAACCAGGTAACTCCAATGCTTTTATAGATTTACCGTCTATTGTTTTTTGTGTTATAAAAGCTGCTTTTGGATCTAAAAACTGTTGTAAATCATACACTTCGCCTCTATGATTTTTTATGCTACAAACAATATCTACAGGATTAAAGTGCGTTGCTTTTTTTAGGATTTTTTTCTGTGATTTTGCTTTAGTATCTATTTGAGCTGATTCTACAATTTGAAGTGAAATGTTTGCAGCTTCATCTTTTACCCAAAATGGTCCGCCTCCAGGTTCACCTTCGTTTTTTACCATTCCGCAAACTCTAATTGGACGGTTTAATTTTTTCTTTAAATATTCTATTTGATACTTCTTTGCATATTTTTCAAATTCTGCAGAAATCACAACATTTAACTTATTTTGCAAGAAGGTTGCTATTTGAATGAGTTGGGCTTCATTTAAATCTTTTTCATCTAAATCTTTTGCATGCTTAAACGCTGTGTTTTTTATATCTATTAATAATCCTGCAAGAATTTTCTTATGTTTTCCTACTGTTTTTTTATACTTAGACACGACTACATTATCTATGTTCTTAATAAATATTAGGTCCGCATTTAAGTCGTTAAGATTAGACAATAAGGCGCCATGTCCAGAAGGTCTAAAATAAATGTCGCCTGTGTTAGTTCTTACAATTTCGTCTTTATTTGTTACCGCTATTGTATCTGTAGATTGTTTTTGAAATGAAAATGAAATATCAAAACTAGTCTGTGTTTTTTCTTCTACAGCAGATTTTATTTTATTAAATTCTTCTTCAAAAAGTGTCTTATGCTGATCTGAAATGGTAAAATGGATTTTTGCATTATCCTTTGAAGCCGAATACATTGCTGCTTCATATAAATGTTCTTCAAATGCACTTGCAGTATGTGTTTTATAGTTATGAAATGGTAAAATCCCTTTTGGATAAAAACTGTAATTTAATTGATCTTCTTCTAAAAGTGCTGTTATAAACAATATTCTTTTTTCTTCTAAACTTAATTCTGAATAATTAGAATGTTTCTCTTTTAAATAACTAATTACTTTGGTGAAAAAAGGTAATTTTTCTAGTCCTATAAAAAAGATTGAAAGATCTAACGCTTTTTTACGATTAATATAAGCATTTATGCTTTCTTCTTTAGATCGAAAAGAATCTAAAAACTGAAACAAAAATTTAAACATCCTTGTTGCTGCTCCAGAAGCTGGCACAAATTTAACAATGTCTATGTTTTCTTTTTCATTATCATACAGCTTAATATATTCATTTTCTTCTTTAGCAGTAAGTTTTATTATACCATCGTCTACAGTAGCTGCACGCTTTAGGTTTATAAAAGGTAATCCATTTTTAAACAATTGCATTTGTTGATCTATTGTTTGTTTTGAGATTCCTTTTTTTTCAAGTAAATCTAGATCTTTATCACTTAACTTCATCATTCTTCTCTAGTAGTTGATTAATATGTTTGGTAGCAGTTGCTAACCTTGTTTTTTTATCGCCTTTTAATAAGACAAATGGTCTTTTATATTTAATTAAAGCTGCTTTAAACGCTTCAAACATTTCTTGTCTTTCTTCAGGCTTATCTCTTAAATCATCTGCTTCCCAAGGTGTATCAATATAAGTTAAAAAGTACAAATCATATGTATTTTTTAAAGCATATTTTTCTAATAATGAATCGCATGTCCCAGAATAATATTCTTCTGAATACACTTTAGTTTCTAACAAATCTGTATCACAAATTAAAACTGAATCTGTTTTTTGGGCTAGTGTGTTTTCTAATTCCATTTGACCAATAGCTATTGGCAAAAGGTCTTTAGGCTCGCAAGTTTTACGCTCGTTATTCCATTTATTTTGAAGGTAATCGCGTGCATATTCTGGTACCCAAACCGAATTATAATATCGTGCTAACTGAATAGATAGTGTTGTTTTACCAGTGCTTTCTGGTCCAAAAAGCACAACTTTTATACAGTTACTTGGTTGTTGTTTAAGAGCTTCTTCCATGCTAAATATCCATAAATTGCTATTACCGTAAACCCTAAATATTGAAAACTGGTAAACGTAAACCCTTTATAGAAATATAAAGGTACAGAAATGATATCTCCGATAATCCAAAAAATCCAATTTTCAATTTTTCGTTTTGCCATTAACCACATTCCAACAAAGAAAATTGCAGTTGTTAATGCATCTACATAAGCAACCCAACTTGTCCATTTATCAAAGGTTTTATAAACAGCAAAAACAAAAATTAAAGTTGCTATAAATATAGCAACACTAGCTTGTTTTTCTTTAGTGGTTGTTGTAGAAATTGGCGTTACATGAGTTTGATCTACCTTTTTTGTCCAAAAATACCATCCATAAACACTCATTATAAAATAATAAGCGTTAATCATCATATCGCCTAAAAGTTCCCATTTAAGCAATAGATACACAAAAATTATTGTGCTAATCATACCTGTAGGAAATACAAGAACTTTATTTTGTTTAGAATACCAAACAGATAAAAAACCAAAGATTACAGCAATAATTTCTAAAACAACATCTATGGTATTATAAGTTGCATATTGACCAAAAAAGAAATCAAAAATGTGGCTCATAATCGCTTCTGTTAGTTTTTACAACCTTCATGGTTAACACACTAATATCTGCATTTTCAAAAGACGTTTTGATAGCTTGATTTAAAAATGGCATAAGCGTTTCAAAATCTCCAAATATTTGCGTGCTTAAAGGGTTTTCAAGCACTTTAAATTCAGAATTTCTTAGTGTTTTAATAAAGTCTATAATATGTGCCTCATAATCGTTTTGTAACGGAGACAAGGTTAAATCTACTGAAATTTGCATACTAATGTTTTAATTGTTCAAAAAACTGTTGGTCTTCTTCAAAAGCAGTACCAATAACTACCAAATCTGCACCTGCAATAAA from Mesoflavibacter profundi includes:
- the arfB gene encoding alternative ribosome rescue aminoacyl-tRNA hydrolase ArfB, translating into MLLDKEIEKEFNLKAIRSSGSGGQHVNKVATKIELSFNVELSQSLTQEQKEIIIDKLAKRLTKENVLIIQCSETRSQLKNKRIAIQKAISIIEEALVINPERKPTKIPKAVIKKRLKSKRLNSEKKANRRKPDIN
- a CDS encoding DUF4301 family protein, whose product is MMKLSDKDLDLLEKKGISKQTIDQQMQLFKNGLPFINLKRAATVDDGIIKLTAKEENEYIKLYDNEKENIDIVKFVPASGAATRMFKFLFQFLDSFRSKEESINAYINRKKALDLSIFFIGLEKLPFFTKVISYLKEKHSNYSELSLEEKRILFITALLEEDQLNYSFYPKGILPFHNYKTHTASAFEEHLYEAAMYSASKDNAKIHFTISDQHKTLFEEEFNKIKSAVEEKTQTSFDISFSFQKQSTDTIAVTNKDEIVRTNTGDIYFRPSGHGALLSNLNDLNADLIFIKNIDNVVVSKYKKTVGKHKKILAGLLIDIKNTAFKHAKDLDEKDLNEAQLIQIATFLQNKLNVVISAEFEKYAKKYQIEYLKKKLNRPIRVCGMVKNEGEPGGGPFWVKDEAANISLQIVESAQIDTKAKSQKKILKKATHFNPVDIVCSIKNHRGEVYDLQQFLDPKAAFITQKTIDGKSIKALELPGLWNGSMSNWNTVFVEVPLATFNPVKNVNDLLKPSHQTN
- a CDS encoding AAA family ATPase, whose amino-acid sequence is MEEALKQQPSNCIKVVLFGPESTGKTTLSIQLARYYNSVWVPEYARDYLQNKWNNERKTCEPKDLLPIAIGQMELENTLAQKTDSVLICDTDLLETKVYSEEYYSGTCDSLLEKYALKNTYDLYFLTYIDTPWEADDLRDKPEERQEMFEAFKAALIKYKRPFVLLKGDKKTRLATATKHINQLLEKNDEVK
- the pnuC gene encoding nicotinamide riboside transporter PnuC → MSHIFDFFFGQYATYNTIDVVLEIIAVIFGFLSVWYSKQNKVLVFPTGMISTIIFVYLLLKWELLGDMMINAYYFIMSVYGWYFWTKKVDQTHVTPISTTTTKEKQASVAIFIATLIFVFAVYKTFDKWTSWVAYVDALTTAIFFVGMWLMAKRKIENWIFWIIGDIISVPLYFYKGFTFTSFQYLGFTVIAIYGYLAWKKLLNNNQVTV